The following are encoded in a window of Sorex araneus isolate mSorAra2 chromosome 11, mSorAra2.pri, whole genome shotgun sequence genomic DNA:
- the INA gene encoding alpha-internexin produces the protein MSFGSEHYLCAASSYRKVFGDGSRLSSRLAGAGGAGSFRSQSLSRCTVASSAACSSASSLGLGLAYRRAPAPDGLDLSQAAARTNEYKIIRTNEKEQLQGLNDRFAVFIEKVHQLETQNRALEAELAALRQRHAEPSRVGELFQRELRDLRAQLEEASSARAQALLERDGLADEVQRLRARCEEESRGREGAERALKAQQRDVDGATLARLDLEKKVESLLDELAFVRQVHDEEVAELLATLQASSQAAAEVDVAVAKPDLSSALREIRAQYESLAAKNLQSAEEWYKSKFANLNEQAARSTEAIRASREEIHEYRRQLQARTIEIEGLRGANESLERQILELEERHSAEVAGYQDSIGQLENDLRNTKSEMARHLREYQDLLNVKMALDIEIAAYRKLLEGEETRFSTSGLSISGLNPLPNPSYLLPPRVLSSTTSKVSSTGLSLKKEEEEASKEVSKKTSQIEESFEEILEETVISSKKIEKSSLEESTLSSQKI, from the exons ATGAGCTTCGGCTCCGAGCACTACCTGTGCGCCGCCTCCTCCTACCGCAAGGTGTTCGGCGACGGCTCGCGCCTCTCCTCGCgcctggcgggggcgggcggcgcgggcagcTTCCGTTCGCAGTCGCTGTCCCGCTGCACCGTGGCCTCCTCGGCCGCCTGTTCGTCCGCCTCGTCGCTCGGCCTGGGCCTCGCCTACCGCCGGGCGCCCGCGCCCGACGGCCTGGACCTGAGCCAGGCGGCCGCGCGCACCAACGAGTATAAAATCATCCGCACCAACGAGAAGGAGCAGCTGCAGGGCCTCAACGACCGCTTCGCCGTGTTCATCGAGAAGGTGCACCAGCTGGAGACGCAGAACCGCGCGCTGGAGGCCGAGCTGGCGGCGCTGCGGCAGCGCCACGCCGAGCCGTCGCGCGTCGGGGAGCTGTTCCAGCGCGAGCTGCGCGACCTGCGCGCGCAGCTGGAGGAGGCGAGCTCGGCGCGCGCGCAGGCCCTGCTGGAGCGCGACGGGCTGGCCGACGAGGTGCAGCGGCTGCGGGCGCGCTGCGAGGAGGAGAGCCGCGGGCGCGAGGGCGCCGAGCGCGCCCTCAAGGCGCAGCAGCGCGACGTGGACGGCGCCACGCTGGCGCGCCTCGACCTGGAGAAGAAGGTGGAGTCGCTGCTGGACGAGCTGGCCTTCGTGCGCCAGGTGCACGATGAGGAGGTGGCCGAGCTGCTGGCCACGCTGCAGGCCTCGTCGCAGGCGGCGGCCGAGGTGGACGTGGCCGTGGCCAAGCCCGACCTGAGCTCGGCGCTCCGGGAGATCCGTGCCCAGTACGAGTCCCTGGCCGCCAAGAACCTGCAGTCGGCCGAAGAGTGGTACAAGTCCAAGTTCGCCAATCTCAACGAGCAGGCGGCGCGCAGCACCGAGGCCATCCGCGCCAGCCGCGAGGAGATCCACGAGTACCGGCGCCAGCTGCAGGCGCGCACCATCGAGATCGAGGGGCTGCGCGGCGCCAACGAGTCCTTGGAGAGGCAGATCCTGGAGCTGGAGGAGCGGCACAGCGCGGAGGTGGCGGGCTACCAG GACAGCATCGGGCAGCTGGAGAATGACCTGAGGAACACCAAGAGTGAGATGGCGCGCCACCTACGGGAGTACCAGGACTTGCTCAATGTCAAAATGGCTCTCGACATAGAGATTGCAGCCTACAG GAAACTGCTGGAAGGGGAAGAGACACGTTTTAGCACCAGTGGATTGAGCATTTCGGGTCTGAATCCACTTCCTAACCCAAGTTATCTGCTCCCACCTAGAGTCCTTAGTTCGACAACCTCAAAGGTCTCGTCCACTGGGCTGTCCCttaagaaagaggaggaggaggcttccAAGGAGGTGTCTAAGAAAACCTCCCAGATAGAGGAAAGTTTTGAAGAAATATTGGAGGAGACAGTAATATCTTCTAAGAAAATTGAGAAATCAAGTCTCGAAGAAAGCACCCTTTCGAgccaaaaaatataa